CGTAGAAAAGCAAGATTTAGGTCTAGCGCAAAGTAAAGAAAATACATTTTTTTCAAGTGTGGTTCTTTGGAATGACCAGTTGGTACCTGTTATCGATGCTTTTGCATTATCCGATAGCTTAAATCTTGTCTAATAAGTGAAGCTGCCGCATGAGGCAGCTTTTCTTATGAAAAACTAAACTTTTTCACAAAAGTAGGTGCATATTATAATGGAATCAAAAGCAAGAGTTATCTTTCATATTGATATGAATAGCTACTACGCATCAGTAGAAATGGCCTTTCACCCGGAGCTTAAGGGGAAGCCTCTTGCAATAGCAGGCAACGCTAAAGAAAGAAGAGGAATTATTGTAACATGTAGCTACGAGGCTAGAAAGTTTGGAGTAAAGGCAACCATGCCAATATGGGAAGCCAAAAAACTCTGTCCGAATTTAATTGTAAAGGAACCTGATTTTGATAAGTATCGGTCAGTCTCTAAGCGGATGTTTGAAATTCTGAAAAGCTATACCGAATGGGTTGAACCTGTCTCCATCGATGAAGGATATATGGATGTGACCGAAGTAGAGGGTAACCTACATCCGTTGAAATTAGCTCAAGCGATTCAAGATAGGTTACTAGATGAACTGCAACTTCCCTGCAGTATTGGTGTAGCACCTAATAAATTTCTAGCGAAAATGGCATCAGATATGAAGAAACCATTAGGGATTACGGTTCTCAGAAAAAGAGATATGACTCATAAATTGTGGCCATTAGAGATTCAAGAGATGCACGGAATAGGGAAGAAAACTGCAGAAAAGTTAAAGAAACTTGGTTTTCATACTATTGGAGATTTGGCTAAAGCCCCTGAGTTAACACTAAAAGTAGCATTAGGTGTTAACGGGAAGAAGCTGTGGGAACGTGCTAATGGGATTGACCGAAGGAAGGTAGATCCAGAAAGTGTGAATGAGATTAAATCCATCGGAAATTCAACCACATTACCTACAGATACGGAGGATTTACACACATTAGAAAGAGTCCTCGAATCCTTAACAGACCGTGTGAGTAAGAGGCTTTATACAAGGGGGTACGTTACAGAAGGGGTTCAAGTTACGATTCGATATTTTAACCGCAAGAATACGAACCGCAGTATGACCTTGGCCAGACCTATGTACAAAACAGAAGAGCTATTACCATATGTAAAGAAGCTTTTTATTGAAAACTGGAATGAAGATCCTGTCCGTTTATTAGGTGTAACCGCTACCCAGTTAGTGGATAAGAAGAGTGTCACCCAACAATTAGATTTATTTTCTTATGAAAAAGATGAAAAGGATTATAAACTGAATGAAACTTTGCAACAGCTTTATAAAAAGCATGGTAAATCTATTATAAGTAAAGGTGTAGATAAGCCAAAATAAAAGGGGCCCACGTCATAAAATGAGAGGGTCCCTTTTGCATTCATGATTCTAACAGTTTTCAACATCTAAATCGGTAACTGGCCACCAGTGGAAGCCATCCTTCTCAAGCAGCTTGTCTGCTTCATCTGGACCCATGGAACCAGATGAATAGTTAGGAAAAGAGCTTTCTTTAGTTTGCTCCCAGGCTTTCGCAATTGGATCGACGTAGGTCCAGGATAAAGCTACTTCGTCCCAATGTGCAAAATTTGTAGCATCTCCTCTTAGGCAATCGTAGAGTAATTTTTCATAAGCTTCTGGTGTATTCATTCCATCAACGCTCTTATTTGAGAAATTTAATTTAACAGGTGTGGTTTCTACAAACTGTCCAGATTTTTTCACATTCAAGTGAAGCGTAATACCTTCGTCTGGTTGTATATGAATCACCAATAGATTCGGATTCAAAGTTTCTTCAGTTTTCATATAAAGGTTCATCGGGATATCTTTGAATTGAACAACAATTTTTGTTGACTTTTCTGTTAAACGTTTACCAGTACGAATATAAATCGGGACACCAGCCCATCTGAAATTGTCAATCATAATTTTTCCAGCTACGAATGTCTCAGTGTTGGAATTAGAATCCACATGTTCTTCTTCTCGGTAAGACTTGACTTGCTTCCCTTTACTTACTCCAGCATTATATTGACCTCTTACAAAACTATTTGAGATTTCGTCACCCTCTAAAGGGCGAAGGGCACGTAATACCTTAACCTTCTCACTTCTAATCTCATTGGTATTGAGACGAATAGGTGGTTCCATTGCTAGTAAAGCAACCATCTGCAGCATATGATTTTGTACCATATCCCGAAGTGCTCCACTACCCTCGTAGTAACGGCCACGATCCTCTACCCCAAGTGTTTCACTAGATGTGACTTGAATGTTAGAAATAAAACGATTATTCCATAGTGGTTCAAAAATAGCGTTTGCAAAACGAATAACCTCAATATTTTGAACCATCTCTTTACCAAGATAGTGGTCAATTCGGTAAATCTCATCCTCTGAAAACGCAAGGCGAATATGGTCATTTAATTCTTTTGCTGATGGATAGTCATGGCCAAATGGTTTCTCAATAACGAGTCGGTTAAATCCATTATCCGATTTCAACTGTTGCTTATATAACGATTCAGCAATGGTTCCAAAGAATTGTGGAGCCATGGCTAAATAGAAAACACGATTTCCATTCAATTGATAATGGGCGTCTAGTTCGTCAACAAGATTTTTCAAGTCATGGTAATGTTCTGTGTTGGATACATCAAGGGAGTGATAATAAAAGTGAGAAACGAATTCATCAAGATTTTCGTTAGTCCCCACATGTTCCAATATGGATTGTCTCACTTGTTCTTGGAATTGATCTGGCATAAGTTCTCTTCGTGCCACCCCAATAACAGCGAACTTTTGATCAAGTTTGTCTTTCTTATACAAATGGTAAAGGGAAGGATATAGCTTGCGATTGGCTAAGTCTCCTGTTGCGCCAAAAATCGTAATGAGTGCAGTTGGTTTTTGATTTTCGATCACTTATGTTACCTCACTTTTGCTAATTTAAAGGGAAAATCGGCAATATGTATTCTCTTCATATTATTAATGACACCTTTTCAGGCTTTTTCCGTATAAAATGTTATCCTTTTCTGCCCCGAAACGCAAATATATTCGGACATAAATTCTAAAAAGATGCAATAATTATTAAGTAAATTAAAATTATGAACTATATTAGTTAAATTATTTCATAATTTCATTGTGGTAATGGAACTTGTAGGATAATATATAAGGGAAGAATGATAAATTCTGGGGGGAGAAATATGGCAATACGATTAGAGAATGTGACGAAAACGTATCAATCTGGAGATATATTGGTCAAAGCATTAAAGGGAGTAGATGTTGAAATACCGGATGGAAAGATGGTTGTAATTTTAGGGCCATCAGGATCTGGAAAATCAACACTGTTAAATGTTATTGGTGGGATCGATCAACCTAATCAGGGAAGTGTGATAGTAAACGGGTGGGAAGTTGCGAATCTTTCAGATCGGAAACTGACTCAATACCGCCGAGAGGCAATTGGCTTCATATTTCAAGCATATAATTTAATTCCAAGTTTAACGGTTTATGAGAATGTTGAAGTTGGGGCTCAAATCAGTGAAAATCCTTTAACAATAGAAGAAGTACTTGAAGGGGTTGGCATGTTAGACAAAAAGGATAAATTCCCTCATCAGCTAAGTGGTGGTGAGCAACAACGAACAGCGATTGCAAGAGCATTAATAAAAAACCCTTCTATCTTGCTTTGTGATGAACCAACCGGTGCATTAGATGAAGAAACCGGAAAAATGGTACTAGAGTTACTTCAAACTATTCAAGAAAAATATGGGACCACAGTTTTAATTATCACCCATAACCCTGGAATCAGTGAAATGGCACATGTTGTATTGAAAATGAAAAGTGGAGAGTTAATCTCACAATCTAATAATGGAACACCGATACCGGCCAAGCAGGTGAAATGGGTATGAGTTTACAAAAAGGTGTAATGCGAACAATTTGGAAGCGAAAAATGCAGTCGTTAGGCTCAATCATTTTGTTAATGATTGCCGTGATGCTGTATATTATGATGACGAATTCTCTAACTAGCCTAGATAAGAGCTACCAAATGTTTAAGGAAAATTATCAACAAGAAAGTTTTCAATTTATTTCTGCTGATCGGATGGAAGCGGAGCAAGTTGCAAAATTAGAACAGAAAATGGGAATCGAACTCGAAGAACGTTCATTTGTGGATGTGTCCGTGGATGGAGATAGAACGCTTCGTTTATTAACCATTCCTACTAATATCAATCAGCCTTACTTAACAGAAGGGGTTATACCCACAAACGAAAATGAAGTGGCTTTGGCAGAAAAGTATGCCGCAATATTAGGGCTAACGGTTGGGGATAATCTCAAATTAAATAATCAAACCTTTGAAATCTCGGGATTGGTATATCTACCAGATTATATTTACCCTATTGAGAACGAAGCGAATCTGATGTCCATGCCCGGTGATTTCGGCGTTGGTCTACTTACTGTTGATGGTTTAAGCTATCTTGGCCTTCCGAGTGTTATCCAATATTCAGGTTTAAATAGCAGCGAGATGGAACTAACAAAAGTGAAACAAGAGATCAACAAGTTAATACCCGTGTTAAAGTGGACGAATGCCAATGAGAACCCTGCTATTTCAACGTTTGAGACGGAAGTTGAAGGCTCGATGAAGTTTTCTTCCTTCTTACCGCTCATTATTACCTTAATGGCCATTATGATGGTGACACTGCTTGTAACAAAGCAAATTGAGTGGGAACGTAAGCAAATTGGAACTTTAAAGGCATTAGGATATCAAAGATTTGAATTATTAAAAGCTTATATTTCTTTGCCATTATTGGTTGGGTTGCTAGGAACAATCCTAGGTTCCCTTTTAGGATGGGTTCTCTCATCACCGCTACAAACACTCTATACAGACTTTTACCATATCCCAACGTTTACGTCAGTGGGAAGTGTTTTCTCGTTTGTGTTAGCCATTCTTGTACCCGTATTATTACTACTCGTAATTAGTGGAATAGCTATCTTTCGTAAGGTTTCTAGTGACCCACTAACCTTAATGAAAGGGGAGCAGTCCGGACATCAG
Above is a window of Bacillus carboniphilus DNA encoding:
- a CDS encoding DNA polymerase IV, yielding MESKARVIFHIDMNSYYASVEMAFHPELKGKPLAIAGNAKERRGIIVTCSYEARKFGVKATMPIWEAKKLCPNLIVKEPDFDKYRSVSKRMFEILKSYTEWVEPVSIDEGYMDVTEVEGNLHPLKLAQAIQDRLLDELQLPCSIGVAPNKFLAKMASDMKKPLGITVLRKRDMTHKLWPLEIQEMHGIGKKTAEKLKKLGFHTIGDLAKAPELTLKVALGVNGKKLWERANGIDRRKVDPESVNEIKSIGNSTTLPTDTEDLHTLERVLESLTDRVSKRLYTRGYVTEGVQVTIRYFNRKNTNRSMTLARPMYKTEELLPYVKKLFIENWNEDPVRLLGVTATQLVDKKSVTQQLDLFSYEKDEKDYKLNETLQQLYKKHGKSIISKGVDKPK
- a CDS encoding ABC transporter ATP-binding protein, whose translation is MAIRLENVTKTYQSGDILVKALKGVDVEIPDGKMVVILGPSGSGKSTLLNVIGGIDQPNQGSVIVNGWEVANLSDRKLTQYRREAIGFIFQAYNLIPSLTVYENVEVGAQISENPLTIEEVLEGVGMLDKKDKFPHQLSGGEQQRTAIARALIKNPSILLCDEPTGALDEETGKMVLELLQTIQEKYGTTVLIITHNPGISEMAHVVLKMKSGELISQSNNGTPIPAKQVKWV
- a CDS encoding ABC transporter permease, with protein sequence MSLQKGVMRTIWKRKMQSLGSIILLMIAVMLYIMMTNSLTSLDKSYQMFKENYQQESFQFISADRMEAEQVAKLEQKMGIELEERSFVDVSVDGDRTLRLLTIPTNINQPYLTEGVIPTNENEVALAEKYAAILGLTVGDNLKLNNQTFEISGLVYLPDYIYPIENEANLMSMPGDFGVGLLTVDGLSYLGLPSVIQYSGLNSSEMELTKVKQEINKLIPVLKWTNANENPAISTFETEVEGSMKFSSFLPLIITLMAIMMVTLLVTKQIEWERKQIGTLKALGYQRFELLKAYISLPLLVGLLGTILGSLLGWVLSSPLQTLYTDFYHIPTFTSVGSVFSFVLAILVPVLLLLVISGIAIFRKVSSDPLTLMKGEQSGHQINQKVRGQSFISKFSNYQTKYRVRAMLRSKSRMFYMLIGSIFSSVTLIFGFLNMNSIDVLFTETFQNVNQYNYGVYYKGLQTEEVDGDPFTLIQSEIDTITVGGQEKEISGPSVSLYGVDSDVTLVNLEEANLEGNIKKALEEGVIINQVISYSHNLEIGDQISLISATNGDTHTFTVQGIVEAYTGATIYASRHTVNEFAGFPAKSYTGAWTLNEPNDQSEIFMLEDKAKIVDSFESLIGPSRYSILITAGIAITIGVLIMSLLTNMILEENTYTISMLKVLGYEDKTIAKMVLNLYTTVVLVGYIISIPISLLAMNEVVRYLASETSFALPVKLQPIWIMIGLLIILLTYQLSLFVSKRKLRKVSLQEVMKHQDN
- the zwf gene encoding glucose-6-phosphate dehydrogenase, with the protein product MIENQKPTALITIFGATGDLANRKLYPSLYHLYKKDKLDQKFAVIGVARRELMPDQFQEQVRQSILEHVGTNENLDEFVSHFYYHSLDVSNTEHYHDLKNLVDELDAHYQLNGNRVFYLAMAPQFFGTIAESLYKQQLKSDNGFNRLVIEKPFGHDYPSAKELNDHIRLAFSEDEIYRIDHYLGKEMVQNIEVIRFANAIFEPLWNNRFISNIQVTSSETLGVEDRGRYYEGSGALRDMVQNHMLQMVALLAMEPPIRLNTNEIRSEKVKVLRALRPLEGDEISNSFVRGQYNAGVSKGKQVKSYREEEHVDSNSNTETFVAGKIMIDNFRWAGVPIYIRTGKRLTEKSTKIVVQFKDIPMNLYMKTEETLNPNLLVIHIQPDEGITLHLNVKKSGQFVETTPVKLNFSNKSVDGMNTPEAYEKLLYDCLRGDATNFAHWDEVALSWTYVDPIAKAWEQTKESSFPNYSSGSMGPDEADKLLEKDGFHWWPVTDLDVENC